In Clostridium sp., one DNA window encodes the following:
- the pseI gene encoding pseudaminic acid synthase → MNENIVIGSKKIDKYSSAFVIAELSANHLQNFDNAVKLIKEAKKAGADAVKLQTYTPDTITLDCDNQYFQIKQGTIWDGTTLYKLYQKAYTPWDWQPRLKRIAEEEGLICFSSPFDRSAVDFLEKMNVPAYKIASFEITDIPFVEYVASKGKPVIMSTGIARLGDIQEALDACKKAGNNDVILLKCTSEYPSPLEDINLKTIPNMHDTFGTLTGISDHTLGQTVSLGAVALGAKVVEKHFTLDRSEGGPDSAFSMEPEEFLQMVKGIRDMEKALGRVNYELTEKQIKSREHSRSLFVVKDIKAGEVFTVDNVKSIRPGFGLETKYIDDVIGKRARCDIEKGTPLKWGLVE, encoded by the coding sequence ATGAACGAAAACATAGTTATAGGCAGTAAGAAAATAGATAAATACAGTTCTGCCTTTGTAATTGCAGAACTTTCTGCAAATCACCTCCAGAATTTTGACAATGCGGTGAAGCTCATAAAAGAAGCAAAAAAAGCAGGAGCAGATGCAGTGAAGCTGCAGACCTATACTCCGGATACCATAACACTGGACTGTGACAACCAGTATTTCCAGATAAAGCAGGGAACTATATGGGATGGTACTACACTTTATAAACTTTATCAGAAGGCATATACTCCTTGGGATTGGCAGCCCAGGCTAAAGAGAATAGCTGAGGAAGAGGGTCTGATATGTTTTTCATCACCCTTTGACAGATCTGCTGTGGACTTTCTGGAGAAAATGAATGTTCCAGCCTACAAAATAGCTTCTTTTGAGATTACGGATATACCTTTTGTGGAGTATGTAGCCTCAAAGGGAAAGCCGGTTATAATGTCTACGGGCATAGCAAGACTTGGAGATATCCAGGAGGCACTGGATGCCTGCAAAAAAGCCGGCAACAATGATGTAATACTACTGAAATGCACTTCAGAATATCCATCACCACTGGAAGACATAAACTTAAAGACAATACCCAACATGCATGACACCTTTGGTACGCTGACAGGCATATCAGACCACACATTGGGACAGACAGTGTCTCTAGGAGCAGTGGCACTGGGGGCAAAAGTGGTGGAAAAACATTTCACCCTTGACAGGTCTGAGGGAGGTCCGGATTCTGCTTTTTCCATGGAGCCGGAGGAATTTTTGCAGATGGTGAAGGGGATAAGAGATATGGAAAAAGCCCTCGGAAGAGTGAACTACGAGCTGACAGAAAAGCAGATTAAGAGCAGAGAACATTCCCGAAGCCTTTTTGTAGTGAAGGACATAAAGGCAGGAGAAGTATTTACGGTAGACAATGTAAAGAGTATAAGGCCCGGCTTTGGACTTGAAACCAAGTATATTGATGATGTGATTGGAAAAAGGGCAAGGTGTGATATTGAGAAGGGAACTCCACTGAAGTGGGGGTTGGTTGAATAA
- a CDS encoding glycosyltransferase family protein, which translates to MKILCIVQARMGSERLPGKVIKPILNRPMILYTLDRLSRSRYIDRIVLATSVEEREKPLVEVVSSIGYNVFRGDESNVLKRYRDCSDKYGGDIIIRVTGDCPLIDPVIVDNVITYFEMNDYDYARLDVPDSFIRGFDVEVFSKDALDRVYNTVCSVETEEPNGTDLDMYKEHVTYYIYKHPNEFKIGHVRGSDFYNRDYRLCVDTIEDFKLVENIYEHFNSEYVSSRQIVGYLDENPQISNINSNVVQR; encoded by the coding sequence ATGAAAATACTCTGTATAGTGCAGGCACGCATGGGATCTGAAAGACTTCCCGGGAAAGTCATAAAACCCATACTGAACAGGCCCATGATATTGTACACCTTGGACAGATTGAGCAGAAGCAGATATATAGACCGGATTGTACTTGCCACATCAGTTGAAGAAAGAGAAAAACCTCTTGTGGAGGTAGTGAGTAGTATTGGGTACAATGTATTCAGGGGAGATGAGTCCAACGTTTTAAAGAGGTACAGGGATTGCTCAGACAAATACGGCGGAGACATTATAATAAGGGTCACCGGGGACTGTCCTCTTATAGATCCGGTTATAGTGGACAATGTTATAACCTATTTTGAAATGAATGATTATGATTATGCAAGGCTGGATGTACCTGACAGCTTTATTAGGGGATTTGATGTGGAGGTATTCAGCAAAGATGCACTTGACAGAGTTTATAATACTGTATGCAGTGTGGAAACGGAAGAGCCAAATGGAACAGACCTTGATATGTATAAGGAACATGTTACGTACTATATCTACAAACATCCCAATGAGTTTAAAATAGGACATGTACGAGGAAGTGATTTCTATAACAGGGATTACAGGCTGTGTGTAGATACTATTGAGGATTTTAAACTGGTGGAGAATATATATGAACATTTTAATAGTGAATATGTGTCTTCGAGACAAATAGTGGGTTATTTAGACGAAAATCCTCAAATATCGAATATAAATTCAAATGTTGTTCAAAGATAG
- a CDS encoding HAD family hydrolase yields MKAVVFDLDDTLYRERDFVEGAFRSVCSYLSQQHGISFQKLYWNTISILEHRGRGKIFDFLCDKYNIKENIDKLVNIYRNALPNIELYEDALYFLGKYRHKYSFGIITDGKASVQWNKIRLLKLEKYTDKIIVTDDYGKECWKPNSFAYLKMLQYFKCRPEDCMYIGDNPNKDFIGARKAGMNTVRIIRQWGDHRNTLLDSCHEADFNIRNLKELENIIENRM; encoded by the coding sequence ATGAAAGCAGTGGTGTTTGATCTGGATGATACGCTCTACAGGGAAAGAGATTTTGTGGAAGGGGCTTTCAGGAGTGTCTGCAGCTATTTATCACAGCAGCATGGCATAAGCTTTCAAAAACTTTACTGGAATACCATTTCCATTCTGGAACATAGAGGCCGGGGAAAAATTTTCGATTTTCTATGCGATAAATACAACATAAAAGAGAACATAGATAAACTTGTGAATATATACAGAAATGCTTTACCTAACATAGAGCTTTATGAAGATGCACTTTATTTCCTGGGAAAATATAGACATAAATATAGTTTTGGAATAATAACGGATGGAAAGGCCTCTGTACAGTGGAACAAGATAAGGCTTTTGAAATTGGAAAAGTATACGGATAAAATAATAGTTACAGATGACTACGGCAAGGAATGCTGGAAGCCAAACAGTTTTGCTTATTTGAAAATGCTTCAGTATTTTAAATGCAGACCTGAAGATTGTATGTATATTGGTGACAATCCCAATAAGGATTTTATAGGTGCCAGAAAAGCAGGAATGAATACGGTAAGGATAATAAGGCAGTGGGGCGATCACAGGAATACACTTCTCGACAGCTGCCATGAAGCTGACTTCAATATAAGAAATTTGAAAGAACTGGAGAATATAATTGAAAACAGGATGTGA